In Penicillium psychrofluorescens genome assembly, chromosome: 5, a single window of DNA contains:
- a CDS encoding uncharacterized protein (ID:PFLUO_007500-T1.cds;~source:funannotate): MPTRSRQPAEVAEPDEGLRSLAFNQPLSWRVGRAAIPIADLLERLQTLAQELRKLEQEEVDKDSLRKVSQELASGHLLAHKDKGVRAWATHCIVDVLRLCAPDAPFTANQLKDIFTCIVTSIIPALADPSNAYNAQHNYVLNSLAEVKSVVLMTDLDHPDSLIVPLFTGCFDIVSGSSKASTGEEVAKGVEFDMTRLLVTVIDETPVLAPEVVDIIVAQFLRVDPRVLDSSNKKGKRPDAPLDTKQDTLLLKDYPPAYNMAKAICQACPERMTSHISQYFNNVIIDASVSAGQTNGAKHGAKKSSLDDSDEEGEDIKELSKAHRLIRELWRACPEVLQNVIPQVEAELSVESVALRLLATQTIGDLAAGIGVAGPPPPPPMDPAAYPPVTLVEYAQTIPQPNVLLTPVSIKPFSQAHTSAYEAFLSRRLDKTPSVRAAWVTAVGRILFTSAGGSGLSESEEQGLVRSLASMLRDADEKVRVAAVDTVGKFGLNHIVHKLGVDGGCSSPDSVLAILAERVKDRKPQVREHAMKILARMWAVAAGDIEQNTEPVVSVLKDAPSKIFDAYYTNDQEIQMLIDRVLFETLLPLSYPPVKSKPSRGGSNQSQKQKESQTSEVDQDVDVDKIRVRRILTLLRGLDEKARRVFFVMLNRQLNMRQGTTIYLEACEKYNGGVSDKDGEQAKAQLGRVVEGLSKTFPDASRASADLWKFAKLHDRRSYQLVRFSMAAVSDYRTVIKAIRELQRRMQSANNSPLLETLTPLVYRSGSLIFNRSHIPAVMSLSRTDENGLANPAQEMLKEISSQTPEVLEAQVQEMCKDLEADAPKASSAGDAGTEEILKACAGFAKKLPAKLPKERKFFQALTNYALYSSSPHAAKHAVSILIATADRKEMYAKDLVQKCVKKWTYGSDRFLTRLAALSQLSLLAPREADEESDAIVSISINQILLKNRAPEADAGYSWPDTVDEETNAKEWALKIVVNRLRAKGGSDDEADFRAHAEPVYSTLNKLIAGEGELSKKKDTPAGQKARLRLLAAKSLLKLCATVSVCDRLLTAKDFNSVALMAQDPLLPVRSEFVNNLKKKLVQNTYLSKRWYIVPCLLAFEPSHGFKESTLTWLRSRAANFTQQAQVSGKRTEHTMVMELIFPRLLSLLAYHPDYPSESLDESTKLGDLCDFSRYIVFYLLAVANEHNMSLIFHVAQRVKQFRDGITKSDEISTRLHTLSDLAQATIRRFADIYSQQHKFGGGAGGTNILQTYPGKMGVPSALFVPMPNHREAQEVADKNFLPDEMDDMLDRVVRNALKSSSHGGQPRKRKPDSLDANGNAKKPRRDKDKSARPPRKSTSSVGASSKPARRKRKDEDHWSSDGGAVDDIPSSARRRSGRGTGRKSVSYADKDSDDDDQEMKQWNEGDEADDHDDDEEDEDEDEEMQDEGAEQEGSQAGADSEKENSPAPASKLATKKKEPKVQKPIQTTLPTRRSSRRG; encoded by the exons ATGCCGACGCGCTCtcgccagcctgctgaggTCGCCGAGCCCGACGAGGGGCTTCGCAGTCTCGCCTTCAACCAGCCGCTGTCATGGCGCGTGGGCCGcgccgccatccccatcgccgaCCTGCTGGAACGCTTGCAGACCCTCGCCCAGGAACTGCGCAAACTCGAACAGGAGGAAGTCGACAAGGATTCGCTACGGAAAGTCTCCCAGGAGCTGGCTAGTGGACACCTGCTCGCTCACAAGGATAAGGGCGTGCGGGCGTGGGCCACCCATTGCATCGTCGATGTCTTGCGATTATGCGCGCCCGACGCGCCGTTTACGGCAAACCAGCTCAAG GATATCTTTACGTGTATCGTCACTTCGATCATCCCCGCCCTGGCCGATCCATCCAATGCCTACAACGCGCAACACAATTATGTTCTCAACTCCCTCGCCGAAGTGAAGAGTGTGGTGCTCATGACCGATCTCGATCATCCGGATTCTCTGATCGTCCCGCTGTTCACAGGCTGCTTCGACATCGTCTCGGGATCCTCAAAGGCCTCGACCGGCGAGGAGGTGGCCAAGGGGGTCGAGTTCGATATGACTCGATTATTGGTGACTGTGATTGACGAAACTCCAGTCCTGGCTCCAGAGGTGGTGGACATAATTGTGGCACAGTTCCTGCGCGTGGATCCTCGGGTGCTTGACAGCTCCAACAAGAAAGGGAAACGACCAGATGCCCCGCTGGACACCAAACAAGACACGCTTCTGTTGAAGGACTACCCGCCGGCATACAAcatggccaaggccatctGCCAAGCCTGTCCAGAACGAATGACGAGCCATATTAGCCAATATTTCAACAACGTGATCATCGATGCGTCCGTGTCAGCCGGTCAAACAAACGGTGCCAAGCACGGCGCGAAGAAATCGAGTCTGGACGActccgacgaagaaggtgaagacATTAAAGAATTGAGCAAGGCGCATCGTCTGATCCGTGAGCTGTGGCGGGCGTGCCCCGAGGTGCTGCAGAATGTGATCCCTCAAGTGGAAGCGGAGCTGTCTGTAGAATCAGTGGCCTTGCGCCTGTTGGCTACGCAGACTATCGGAGACCTCGCTGCTGGAATCGGTGTTGCGGGaccccctccgccaccgccaATGGACCCTGCGGCGTATCCGCCAGTAACCTTGGTCGAATACGCCCAAACCATCCCTCAGCCGAATGTCCTCCTGACTCCCGTGTCCATAAAACCCTTTTCTCAGGCCCACACCTCGGCATACGAAGCGTTTCTCAGCCGACGCCTCGACAAGACACCATCGGTCCGCGCCGCTTGGGTGACTGCCGTGGGACGAATCCTGTTCACTTCAGCGGGAGGTTCTGGTCTAAGCGAGAGTGAGGAACAAGGGCTCGTGCGAAGCCTGGCTTCCATGCTGCGGGACGCTGATGAAAAGGTTCGTGTCGCTGCAGTAGACACAGTTGGCAAGTTCGGACTGAACCATATCGTTCACAAGCTCGGCGTGGATGGTGGTTGTTCTTCTCCGGATTCGGTGCTTGCCATTCTCGCTGAACGGGTCAAGGACCGCAAGCCGCAGGTGCGTGAGCACGCGATGAAAATCCTTGCTCGAATGTGGGCTGTGGCCGCAGGGGACATTGAGCAAAATACCGAACCGGTGGTGTCAGTCCTGAAGGACGCCCCTTCCAAGATTTTCGATGCCTATTACACCAACGACCAGGAGATTCAGATGTTGATCGACCGGGTTCTATTTGAAACTCTTCTGCCCTTGAGCTATCCCCCCGTCAAGTCGAAGCCATCACGAGGAGGCTCCAACCAGTCacagaagcagaaggaaaGCCAAACTTCCGAGGTTGATcaggatgtcgatgtcgacaAGATTCGCGTTCGCCGAATTCTCACGCTCTTGCGGGGCCTGGACGAGAAGGCCCGGcgagtcttcttcgtcatgcTGAACCGACAACTGAACATGAGGCAGGGCACGACGATCTATCTGGAGGCTTGTGAGAAGTACAAT GGTGGTGTGAGCGACAAGGACGGggagcaggccaaggcccAGCTTGGGAGAGTTGTCGAAGGACTTTCAAAGACATTCCCTGATGCTTCACGCGCATCAGCGGACTTGTGGAAGTTTGCCAAGTTGCATGATCGACGCAGCTATCAACTTGTCCGCTTCTCCATGGCCGCCGTGAGTGATTATCGCACAGTGATCAAGGCCATTAGAGAACTCCAGCGGCGAATGCAAAGTGCCAACAATTCACCATTGCTCGAGACCTTGACTCCCCTTGTGTATCGCTCTGGGTCTCTGATCTTCAACCGGAGTCACATCCCAGCGGTCATGAGTCTCTCTCGCACAGACGAAAACGGGCTGGCCAATCCGGCACAGGAAATGCTGAAGGAGATTTCGTCTCAAACTCCAGAAGTTCTAGAGGCACAGGTCCAGGAAATGTGCAAGGACCTTGAAGCAGATGCCCCCAAggcttcctcggccggtGATGCTGGTACGGAGGAAATCCTCAAGGCCTGCGCAGGTTTCGCGAAGAAGCTTCCGGCAAAGCTTCCCAAGGAGCGCAAGTTCTTCCAAGCTTTAACCAACTACGCCCTGTACAGCTCCTCACCACATGCTGCGAAGCATGCTGTGTCGATCCTGATAGCCACTGCCGATCGGAAAGAGATGTATGCCAAGGATCTTGTGCAAAAGTGTGTCAAGAAGTGGACATATGGGTCCGACCGGTTCCTCACTCGCCTGGCTGCTTTGTCGCAGTTGAGCCTCCTGGCGCCGAGGGAAGCAGATGAGGAAAGCGATGCCATCGTTTCGATCTCTATCAACCAGATTCTTCTCAAGAATCGTGCTCCTGAAGCGGATGCTGGATATAGCTGGCCTGACactgtggatgaggagacgaACGCCAAGGAGTGGGCACTCAAGATAGTCGTGAACCGTCTCCGGGCCAAGGGAGGCTCGGATGACGAAGCAGACTTCCGAGCTCATGCAGAGCCCGTGTACAGCACCTTGAACAAGCTGATCGCCGGCGAAGGAGAACtgtccaagaagaaagacacaCCAGCAGGTCAAAAAGCACGGCTACGTCTCCTTGCTGCCAAGTCCCTTCTCAAGCTTTGTGCCACAGTCAGTGTCTGCGACCGCCTGCTGACTGCCAAGGACTTCAACTCGGTCGCTTTGATGGCTCAAGACCCTCTCCTCCCGGTGCGAAGCGAGTTCGTCAACAACctcaagaagaagctggTGCAGAATACATACCTCAGTAAACGCTGGTATATTGTCCCGTGTCTGCTAGCCTTTGAGCCGAGTCATGGCTTCAAGGAAAGCACCCTCACCTGGCTCAGGTCTCGTGCGGCAAATTTCACACAGCAGGCCCAAGTCAGTGGAAAGCGGACGGAGCATACGATGGTCATGGAGCTCATCTTCCCCCGCCTCCTTTCTCTACTCGCTTACCACCCAGACTATCCGTCTGAAAGCCTGGATGAGTCGACGAAGCTCGGCGACCTGTGCGACTTCTCACGATACATCGTCTTCTATCTCCTGGCTGTGGCTAACGAGCACAACATGtccctcatcttccacgTTGCCCAGCGCGTCAAACAATTCCGCGACGGCATCACTAAATCCGACGAAATTTCTACCCGCCTCCACACACTGTCCGACCTCGCCCAGGCAACCATTCGCCGCTTCGCAGATATCTATTCCCAGCAGCACAAGTtcggcggcggtgccggCGGCACCAACATTCTACAGACCTACCCGGGCAAGATGGGCGTTCCCAGCGCTCTCTTCGTCCCGATGCCAAACCACCGCGAAGCCCAGGAGGTCGCCGACAAGAACTTCTTACCGGATGAGATGGACGACATGCTAGATCGCGTCGTTCGCAATGCATTGAAATCTAGCTCTCACGGCGGCCAACCCAGGAAACGGAAGCCTGACTCTCTGGACGCGAATGGCAACGCAAAGAAACCGCGTCGAGACAAGGACAAGTCTGCTCGTCCACCCCGCAAATCCACTTCGTCGGTTGGTGCATCGTCAAAGCCTGCCCGGCGCAAGCGCAAGGACGAAGACCATTGGTCCTCCGACGGCGGTGCGGTTGATGATATCCCCTCCTCTGCCCGTCGACGCAGCGGCCGAGGAACTGGA
- a CDS encoding uncharacterized protein (ID:PFLUO_007499-T1.cds;~source:funannotate): MSANDNDDNHRFDSEAPTPRLSMEHHDPVSDSVTQTDKDLPREGADVESNAAFNTEKPAPKDPNLVEWDGPNDPGNPQNFTPLRKWIITVTMSSMTVWITFASSVFSTATLVTAKEYGVSTEVMTLGTSLTVFGFALGPLFWAPLSELYGRRLPLFSGYAIFAIFQIPVAVAQNLETILICRFLMGVFGCSPLAVVGGAMADIWNPVDRAIAIAMFSMATFLGPVMGPIVGGFITDSYLGWRWTAWITLIASATFGCVALFVVPETYPPVLLQQRAARLRRETGNWAMHSFLDEHKPTFRQICNKYLLRPFQMLFLEPILLAITLYLALIYGILYLFFEAYPISFGEVRGWTHQGVAALPFIGIMIGVFLGVALIIYTTKTRFARKLKKHGRVVPEERLIPMMVASVLLPVGLFWFGWTSDPNISWVPQVIAGVPIGLGILVIFMQGLNYIIDVYMMFANSAIAANTLIRSTLGGAFPLFATQMYHNLGVNWASSLLGFITLAMVPIPILFYFYGAKIRAMSRFSPKF, translated from the coding sequence ATGAGCGCCAACGACAATGACGATAACCACCGCTTCGACTCGGAAGCTCCCACGCCTCGTCTAAGTATGGAGCACCACGATCCTGTCAGTGACTCTGTCACCCAGACAGACAAGGATCTGCCTAGGGAAGGCGCCGATGTTGAGAGCAACGCCGCCTTCAACACCGAGAAACCAGCACCCAAAGACCCCAATCTCGTCGAATGGGATGGACCTAACGATCCTGGGAACCCACAGAACTTCACGCCTCTCCGCAAATGGATCATCACCGTGACCATGTCCTCGATGACCGTGTGGATCACCTTCGCAAGCAGCGTGTTCTCGACCGCCACGCTCGTCACGGCCAAGGAGTACGGCGTGTCGACCGAAGTCATGACTCTGGGCACAAGTCTCACGGTCTTCGGCTTCGCACTGGGTCCCCTCTTCTGGGCGCCGCTGAGCGAGCTCTACGGCCGCCGCCTGCCGCTGTTCTCCGGCTacgccatcttcgccatcttccagatccccgtcgccgtcgcccagAACCTGGAAACCATCCTGATCTGCCGCTTCCTGATGGGGGTCTTCGGCTGCTCGCCGCTGgccgtcgtcggcggcgccATGGCTGATATCTGGAATCCCGTCGACCGCGCtatcgccatcgccatgttCAGCATGGCCACTTTCCTCGGCCCCGTCATGGGCCCCATCGTCGGCGGTTTCATCACCGACTCTTACCTAGGCTGGCGCTGGACCGCCTGGATTACCCTCATCGCCTCCGCGACCTTCGGCTGCGTCGCCTTGTTCGTCGTTCCGGAGACCTACCCGCCTGtcctcctgcagcagcgcGCCgcccgcctgcgccgcgagACCGGCAACTGGGCCATGCACTCTTTCCTGGACGAGCACAAGCCAACCTTCCGCCAGATCTGCAACAAGTACCTGCTACGCCCCTTCCAGatgctcttcctcgagcCCATCCTCTTGGCCATCACCCTCTACCTGGCCCTGATCTACGGCATCCTCTATCTCTTTTTCGAAGCGTACCCGATCTCCTTCGGCGAGGTGCGTGGCTGGACACACCAAGGCGTCGCCGCCCTCCCCTTCATCGGCATCATGATCGgtgtcttcctcggcgtcgccCTGATCATCTACACCACGAAGACCCGTTTCGCGCGCAAGCTCAAGAAGCACGGCCGCGTCGTCCCAGAGGAGCGCCTGATCCCAATGATGGTTGCCTCGGTGCTCCTGCCCGTGGGCCTGTTCTGGTTTGGCTGGACCTCTGATCCCAACATCTCCTGGGTACCGCAGGTGATCGCAGGCGTGCCCATCGGCCTGGGCATCCTGGTGATCTTCATGCAGGGCCTCAACTACATCATCGACGTGTACATGATGTTCGCCAACTCGGCCATCGCGGCCAACACGCTCATCCGGTCTACTCTCGGCGGCGCGTTCCCCTTGTTTGCTACGCAGATGTATCATAATCTCGGCGTCAACTGGGCTTCCAGCTTGCTAGGCTTCATTACCCTGGCTATGGTCCCCATCCCGATTTTGTTCTACTTCTACGGTGCCAAGATCCGCGCTATGAGCCGCTTCTCGCCGAAGTTCTAA